Genomic segment of Phycisphaerae bacterium:
GTCCTTCCCCGCCACCTTTATCATCTCGTTCGCCATGAGAGATCTTCTCCTTTGCAGTGCGTTTATAGTAACGACTTCAGAATGTCCACGATATGCTCCGTGCTCTCGGCGATGCGCACACCCGCCTCGCGCAGGGCCTTTTCCTTGTTGGCCGCGCTGCCGGTCCCGTCGGCGGCCACAATCGCCCCGGCGTGGCCCATCGTCCGGTCCGGCGGGGCGTCGCGGCCGGCGATCATCGCGACCACCGGCTTGTTCACGCGGTCGGCGATGTACGCCGCCGCCAGTTCCTCCTCCACGCCGCCGATCTCACCGATCAGCACGATCGCCCGCGTCTGCTCATCTGCCTCCAGCAGCGGCAGCAGGTCGACGAACGTCGAACCGGGGATCATATCGCCGCCCACCCCGATCGCCGTCGATTGGCCGATGCCAACGTCCGTCGAGAGGAACACCGTCTCGTAGCAGTTCGTCGCGCTGCGCGACAGATACGCCACCGGCCCTTCGCTGAAAATGTGATGCGCCATAAACCCGGCCTTCGCTTTGCCAGGCGAGATCACGCCGAACGAGTTCGGCCCGATCAGCCGCACGCCGCGGGCCCGGGCCAGATGATACAGCTCCAGCATGTCCCGCACCGGCACGTGCTCGGCGATCGTAATCACCAGCGGCACGCCCGCCTCAATCGCCTCACACGCCCCGGCGTACGTGAACTTCGCCGGAACGAACAGAATGGCGGCATTCGCACGCCCGCGCTCCGCCGCCTCGCGGACGGTATTGTACACCGGCACGCCGTGCACCGCCTCACCGCCCTTGCCCGGTGTGACGCCCGCCACCACGTTCGTCCCGTACGCCAGCATCTGCTCGGTGTGGAACGTACCCTCGCGGCCGGTAATGCCCTGGACGATCAGCCGCGTCTCCTTGTCCACCAGAATGCTCATGCCCGACCCATCCTCTCCGCCATCACCGCCGCCGCCTCGCTCAGCCGCTCCACCGTCAACACGCGATCCGACGCCGACGCCGCCAGAATCTCTCGCCCCTTCGCCTTGTTGGTCCCTTCCATCCGAATGACGATGAACTGCCCGTCGCTCAACCGCTCAGCCGCCGTCCGCACGCCGGCGGCGATCTCGTCACATCGCGTGATCCCGCCGAAAATGTTGGCGAACAGGCCCTGCACGCCCGGCTGATCCATCACCAGCCGAATGCCCTCCGCGATCCGCTCAGCCGTCGCGCCGCCGCCCAGGTCCAGTACCGACCGCGCCCACATCCCGCGCCGCTGCAGCGTATCCAAACTCGCCATCAGCATGCCCGACCCGTTGCTCATGATCGCAATCGCCCCGTCCGCCCGAACCGGAATAAAAAGAAACCCGTATTGGCGGGCCTCCAACGCCTTCGCCTCCCGCTCCAGCGAATCGCGAAACCCCAGAATCTTCGTCTGGCGGACGGGCAAGGCGCTGTCGTCGATGTTGATCCGCGCGTCCGCCGCGACCAACCGGCCGTCGCCGTCGAGCATCAGCGGATTGATCTCCGCCAGCAGGCAGTCGAAATCCCACCACACCGCATAGAGCCGAACAAGCACATCGTGCAACGCCTCGAAGCACGAAGGCTCCAGACGACTGCGATCGATCAGGTAGCGCGTCACGTGCTCCCTGACGCCGACCATCGGACTGATCGCCGCCCGCGCCACCGCCTCCGGATCGTCCTTCGCCACCTCCTCGATATCGACGCCGCCGCGCGTGCTGAACACGACCACCGGAACCTTCTTTTCCCGGTCGAGAATGATCGAAACAAAAAGCTCACGCACCGCCTCAACCTTCTCGACGATCAACACCCGCTCAACCCGATGCCCGCGGATGTCCATCCCGAGAATCTCGCTGACCGCCCGCCGCATCTCGGCCGCATCGCCGGCCGCCCGCACACCGCCCGCCTTCCCGCGCCCGCCCACCGCAACCTGCGCCTTGACCACCACCGGATACGCCAGATCGACCGCAGCGAGTTCCTCGACCCGATCCACGACCATCGCGCGCGGCACCGCGATCCCCTTCTCCGCCAGCAACGCCCGCCCAATGTACTCCATCAACAACACGTGCTATCGTCCTTTCAGTCCCACAGTTCCTCATCACTTGGCACCCGCGGATCCTTCGGACGCAGACCAATCCGCGTGATGTTGATTAGATGCTTGTAATCCAAATTCTCCGAGATGATGTTATTCCCCCACGTCCCGCAGCCGAGCGTCGTCGTCGGCGCAAACCCATTATAAAAGCTCCCGCCCGACGACGTCGAGCACGGCTGATTCACCACCACCCGCGAAACCGGCAACGCCAGCCCAACCTTCTCAATGTTCTCGATGTTCTCCGAGTGGATGCTCACGCTGTGGCCCTTGCCCTCCAGGTTCAGGTTCATCCGCGCAATCGCGATCGCCTCTTCAATCGTGCCATACGTGAACATCGCCATCACCGGGCACATCTTCTCCCGCCGCAGCAGGCTCGTGGCCGCTGACCCGTCGCCATCGACGACAATTACCTTCGTGCACTTGGGTATCGCCACGCCGGCCAACTCGGCCACCCGCTCAGCCGTCACGCCGACCGTCGCGCGATTGATCTGCCCGTCCACAAACAGCGCCGCCAGCAGCTTCTCCCGCCCAGCCGGCTCGCCAATTACCGCCGCGCCATGCCGCGCCAGCGCCGCCGCCATCGCCCCGCGCAGCTCCTTCGGCACGATCACCGACTGCTCGCCCGAACAGATGATCCCGTTGTCGAACCGCCGGCCCTCGATGATCTTCGCCGCCGCCGCGTCCAGATCGACGCCGCGATCCACGATGCACTGGACGTTGCCCGCGCCCACCCCATACGCCGGCTTGCCGCTGCCGTACGCGCTTCTGACCATGCCCATGCCGCCCGTCGCCACAATGATATCCACCGCCGCCATCAGCGCCCGCGTCGTCTCAACCGACGGTGCCGCCGCGTACTGGATCAGGCTCTCGGGCATAACGAGCTCTCGCCACGCCTCCAGCACGACCTCCACGAACGCCGCCATCGACCGGATAGCCCGCGGATGCGGCGCAAAAATCACCGCGTTGCGCCCCTTCACCGCGAACATCCCGTTGCACATCGGCGTGACGATCGGATTGGTGCACGGCGCCACCGCCGCCACCACGCCCATCGGCTTGGCGATCTGCACGATCCCCGACTCCTCGTCCCGCGCGATCACGCCCACCGTCTTCTTGCCGCGCACGCTCGCCCATAGGATGCGGGCCTTGTTGCGGTTCTTGGCGACCTTGTCCTCGTAGACGCCCATGCCCGTCTCGTCCACCGCGATCCGCGCCAGCTTCTCCGCGTTATCGAACACAGCTCTGGCCATCGCCTTGACCGCCGCGTCCACCCGCGCCTGATCGGCGTCGGCCCATCGCCGCTGCGCCTCGCGGGCCAACGCCACCATCTCCTCAATCGTCCGCATACCGAACCTCCCGTCAACTGTTCGCCTTCACCTGCACCTGCGCCAAACGCTGCGGCCACGCCCACGCCAGATCCATGATATCGCCGCAAAAAAACGCCAGATCGCAACCAGCTGCCAGCGCCGCCTCCAGCAGCACGCCCGGCGCCACCAAAATCCCCGCGTGCTTGCCCATCGCCCGCGCCCGACGAACACAGCCGGTCACGATCTCCACCATCCGTGGACTGTTCAGATCGCCCGTGCAGCCAAGGCTGGCCGACAAATCGCCCGGACCGATGAAAATGCCCGAAAGCCCCTCCACCCCGCAGATCGCCTCAAAACTGTCCAACGCCTCCTGCGTCTCGATCTGCGCGAACAGATGCGTCCGCTCGTTGGCCTCAGCGAAATCGACCTTCGCGCCGCGTAGACCGAACTGAACGCCGCGCGACCGCGTGTTGTACCCGCGCCGGCCCAGCGGCGGAAACTTGCCGTACTCCACCACCTGCCGCGCCTGATCCGCTGTGTTGACCATCGGCACCATCACGATCCTCGCGCCGACCTCCAACGCCCGCAGCACGTGGCACCGCTGCCCGTCGCATACCCGCACCGTCGGAACCGCGCCGCCCGCCTCCGCCGCCAGGCACAGCGCCTCGACCTTCTCGAAACCCGCCGGCCCGTGCTCCATCTCAATCCACACCGTCTCGAACCCCACCTGTCCGGCCACCTCAGCCACCGAGGTCGAACCGCTGTAGATCGTCGCCCCGCGAAGTACCCGCGGCCGTCCGCCCGCATCGACAAAAACATCTCCGCCCATCCGATCTCCTCCGGCCTATTCGAAGTCCACGCAATACACGCTGCCCGCCTCCATCCGGAACCGCAGGATTACGGGTTCACCCGCTGCGACTCCCAGATCGTCGTGCCCCTTCCACCGCACCGGCGAGCCAAAACAATCGCCGAACAGCGGCACGCAGTTCTCAAACTCCCGCCCGCCGATCGCCTTGCCGTCCAGCCCGGCCGCCTCCACCAAAACGCATCCCGCCCGCCTCGTCTCCGCGTTGATGCGAATCCGCCCGCCGGACGCGATCACGCCCACCGTGCTGAACGCCCCGCGCTCCGACGCCTCGATCCCGATCAGCCGACCGCGCGGCCACACCGCATACCCGAACCCGCGCCGCGCCCGCCGACGTGGATACTTGTGCGGCACGTCGTAGCCGCTGTACGGCAGCGCAAAGTCCCCATTGGGCATCTCGAGCAACTCCGGATGGGCGAACACGCTGCCGCCGTCGAATCCGCCGAACGATCCGGTCTCGAACATCCGCGCGTGCGGGATAAACTGCCACGCCCTCCCGTCATGACCCGTCGCCATCGCCACCCACGTCGAATCCGTCGCCTGGTCCCACACCGTCGGAAACATCACCGGCACCTCCGGCGCCCGCGGGATCGTCGTCCGACAGTTCGTGTACAGCGTCTCGCTGAAACTCATCCACGGCGCCGGCTCCAGAAGCGTCTCGCCCAGCGGGAAGTGGCGAAAGTCATCCGTCTCCGCCCGCGCGATCGCCCGCCGACCGACCGACAGCCACCGCTGCGGCGTCAGATCGCGCGTGCCCGACTCCGCCCGCGGCCCCGCCGCGAACTCCCGCATGTACGCCACGTACTTCCCAAGCACCGGATCGTAATAGCAGATGTTCTGCGTGTCGCTGTGGCGCATCACCAGCGGCTGATCGATCACCGACCACCGCACCCCGTCCGGCGACACCGCGCCGCGCACGCCGATGTACAGATCGGCATCCACCCGATGACTCCGCGGATCGACCGCCTCCGGCCGCCGCCGAACGTACGCCTCGTACACCTCCTTCGGAAAATGCGCCTCGGAAATCCACTTGTACCGCTCAGCCGGCGGACACGACGGATCGACAAAAACCGATCCGCCAAATCGTCCGAGCACGTTGTTGCGCTTATCCCCCGCGACTTCGACTAACCCGCAATCCGGCCGCCGCCAGTGCACCGCGTCATCCGACTCAAAGTACACAAAGTAATTCTCGCCGCCCTCCTTCAAGTCGCCCCATCCCGTCGTCCCCCACGCCCGGTACAACGACCCGTCCCGCATCACCGTGCCGATATCCACCCCGCCCGCTTCCCACGGCCGCTCAGGTGAAAGCAACTCGCCGGTCTTGCTCGCCGGCCGAACCGCCAGCCGCACGCCCACCGGATCGTCCGTCCGACCAAACCTCGCCCCATCCGGACCCTGATCGCCGCCGACCGCTACGTTCCTGCCCTGTTCGTCATACCAGCCGAAACCCGCCGGACGAACGTAGTACCAACTCGCAAACGCCATCCGCGTTCCGGCCAGCCGGTAAGGTTCACCCGTCAACCACGTCGTCGCACTCATGCAGCACCATTCCCGTCGTCAAACCCACTCAAATCCGAACACATCCGCCAGCCGCATCTTGAACTGAACCAAAACGCCCTGACCCTCCGCCACGCCAACGTCCGACCGACCCTTCCACCTCACGCTCGCGGCCGGATGATCGCCAACGATCGGATCGCACTCCTCCGCCGACCGGCCTTCCACGTTCACAATACCCACCTTCACATAGCCCGCCCGCGGCGTCCGCACGTTCACCCGAAGCTCCCGGCCCGCCACACACACGCCCATCGCCACAAACTCCCCTTCCTGGTCCGCCCGCACCGCGCAAAGCCGGCCCTTCGGCCACGTCACCCAGCCGACCCGCCCAGCCGCCAACACCTCACGCCACCGCGGATACTTGTGCGGATACGACGTCGCATGATAGCGCAACGCCACCCGGTCGCCCATCGGCACCAGATCGTTGCCCGCGCTGACAAACCCGCCGTCCCACTCGTCCGGCCCGCCCGGCTCGATCACCGGCCCGCCCGGAACCTCGCGCCAATGCAGCCCTTCCTCGCTCGAATACAGCCGCACCTCCGACCGCTGCGAATACCGATGGTACACCATCGGAAACATCAGGTGGTACGACGGCTCGCCGGGATAGCTCGTCCGGCAGTTGGTATACAGGTCATCCGAAAGCGGCCCGTCCAGACTCGGCGCGATCAGCGGCCGCACCGGTTCCCACGCGCGAAAATCCTCCGCCTCCGCCACCGCGATCGTCCGCCGCTGCTGACGGTACATCCGCGTGTACATCACGTACCGACCGCGAGACTCGTCATAGTAGACCGTGGTGTCGGTGTCACTCTTGTGCACCATCAACGGCCGATCGATCAGCCGCCACGAAAGCCCGTCCGCCGACACCGCGCCCATCATCACGTCGATCTCATGCTCACCCAGCCGCTCGTCCCGATGGTAGGGATGAATCTTGCGATACTCAGCCCAATGCGCCGCCCACCGCTCCTTCGGCGGAACCGCCAGAAATACCGCCTTATACCGCTCATCCGCCGCCGCCGACGGATCGACGAACACCGTAAACCCGTCAAACCCGCTGCAGCCGTCCGGATCGATCGACGAACAACCCGTCTCTTGCCACGCATACCCGTCATCCGATTGCAGATGCACGATCGCCAGCGACAGCGCCGGATCGTCCGAGTAACAGCCGAAATTCCGACCCTCCGGATACCGCGGCCGGATCACCCACGACCGATACACCCCGCCCTCATG
This window contains:
- the sucD gene encoding succinate--CoA ligase subunit alpha, yielding MSILVDKETRLIVQGITGREGTFHTEQMLAYGTNVVAGVTPGKGGEAVHGVPVYNTVREAAERGRANAAILFVPAKFTYAGACEAIEAGVPLVITIAEHVPVRDMLELYHLARARGVRLIGPNSFGVISPGKAKAGFMAHHIFSEGPVAYLSRSATNCYETVFLSTDVGIGQSTAIGVGGDMIPGSTFVDLLPLLEADEQTRAIVLIGEIGGVEEELAAAYIADRVNKPVVAMIAGRDAPPDRTMGHAGAIVAADGTGSAANKEKALREAGVRIAESTEHIVDILKSLL
- a CDS encoding aldehyde dehydrogenase family protein produces the protein MRTIEEMVALAREAQRRWADADQARVDAAVKAMARAVFDNAEKLARIAVDETGMGVYEDKVAKNRNKARILWASVRGKKTVGVIARDEESGIVQIAKPMGVVAAVAPCTNPIVTPMCNGMFAVKGRNAVIFAPHPRAIRSMAAFVEVVLEAWRELVMPESLIQYAAAPSVETTRALMAAVDIIVATGGMGMVRSAYGSGKPAYGVGAGNVQCIVDRGVDLDAAAAKIIEGRRFDNGIICSGEQSVIVPKELRGAMAAALARHGAAVIGEPAGREKLLAALFVDGQINRATVGVTAERVAELAGVAIPKCTKVIVVDGDGSAATSLLRREKMCPVMAMFTYGTIEEAIAIARMNLNLEGKGHSVSIHSENIENIEKVGLALPVSRVVVNQPCSTSSGGSFYNGFAPTTTLGCGTWGNNIISENLDYKHLINITRIGLRPKDPRVPSDEELWD
- the sucC gene encoding succinate--CoA ligase subunit beta (catalyzes the interconversion of succinyl-CoA and succinate), translated to MLLMEYIGRALLAEKGIAVPRAMVVDRVEELAAVDLAYPVVVKAQVAVGGRGKAGGVRAAGDAAEMRRAVSEILGMDIRGHRVERVLIVEKVEAVRELFVSIILDREKKVPVVVFSTRGGVDIEEVAKDDPEAVARAAISPMVGVREHVTRYLIDRSRLEPSCFEALHDVLVRLYAVWWDFDCLLAEINPLMLDGDGRLVAADARINIDDSALPVRQTKILGFRDSLEREAKALEARQYGFLFIPVRADGAIAIMSNGSGMLMASLDTLQRRGMWARSVLDLGGGATAERIAEGIRLVMDQPGVQGLFANIFGGITRCDEIAAGVRTAAERLSDGQFIVIRMEGTNKAKGREILAASASDRVLTVERLSEAAAVMAERMGRA